The Methanobrevibacter sp. nucleotide sequence CCAATGACAAATAAGATAAGGCCTATAAATGAAATAATTGCACCTGTAATGTCCAAATCGCTTTTGGATTCGGTAGGAACGAAGTCAGGTATTTTATTTTGCATTACTAAGATGAATATCACAATTATCAGTTCACATGCAAATCCATATCTCCATGAGAGAAATGTTGTCATGATTCCACCGAATATCGGACCGACGGCGGCTGAAAGTGCAACCATTATGCTCTCAATTGCCAAAGCAAATGTACGTTTTTCACCGGAATATGTTCCGCTGATTATGGAAACAGTCGCAGGTGTCATTAATGCTCCTGCAATACCTTCAATCACTGCCCATCCGATAAACAACATTGTATCGCTTGTACTTATTGCTGCAGTCATTGTACCTATACCGTAAAGCACAGCACCGATTATAAACAGTCGCTTTTTACCGACAATGTCTTGAAGCTTGGCACTGAGCAGCATGAATGCTGCTGTGATGAGGGTGTAAAATGACATTGTCAGCTGAATTGTGCTAACATCTGTATTCAAATCAGCAACAACTTGGGAAATGCTGACGTTCATGAATGTGGAATCCAAAGTTATGATAAATGAGGCGCAAGCCACTAATATTAATGGAATCCATGAGTGTTCCTTAATAGTTTCATTCAATTAGTAATCCTCCAATAAAATTATCAATTTTAACATAGGTCATGTTTTTCTTATATTACTATTTTCTTTTTGTTGTTTAATATATTTGTTCTGTTATTGTAAAATCATATTTTCAAAACGTTTAAACATAAAAAAACATAAATTATTTGTCTAGACAATTATTTGTTAGACAACTAAATTCTTAAGGAAAAAATATCATGGAATTTGAAAATAAAAATGGATTAATAACTTTAATTATACTTATATTAGCTTCTGCGGTTACAATAACTTCTCAAAGTATTGTAACAACAAGCCTGCCGCATTATATGCATGATTTCTCAGTATCCTCTGCAACTGCACAATGGACATATTCTGTATTTCTATTGGTTCTTGGAGTGATGATTCCTCCAACCGCATACATTACAAGAAGATTTAAAATCAAAACAATACTGACAGCATCCCTCATATTGTTCATAATCGGATCAGCGATTTGTTTTTTATCAACAAACATTGGAATGTTGATTGTTGGTAGAATTTTCGAAGCTATGGGAACCGGTATTCTAATGCCAATATGCCAAATATTGATCTTTAGGATAATGCCTGAAGAAAAATGGGCAGTATTTATGGGGCTGTTCGGATTCATTGTCGGAATTACACCTGCAATGGGACCTACATTTGGAGGCATTATAGTTGATTTGTATAACTGGAGAGTTATATTTGAAATTTTTGCAATATTGGCTGCAGTAATTTTAATTTTAGCTATTCTCTTTGTAAAATTCGAACTTGAAACTGAAGATTATCCGCTGGATTTTGTATCATTGATATTGTCCATATTATTCTGTGTAGGCATTATGGCCGGATTTTCAAATATTGCAGAGTTCAGATTCAGCTTAACTTATGTAATCCTGCCAATAATCATTGGAGTAATAACATTAATAATATTTGTCAAGCGTCAAAACAAGATTGAAAAGCCACTGATTAACTTGGCTGTACTTAAAAATAAGTATTTTGTATATGGAACCGTTTTTGCTGCATTGCTATACTTTACAATGTGTGGAATCAATGTAATGGTGCCGTTATTTGTTCAAAATGTAGCATATCACTCCCCAACAGCATCAGGACTCATACTGTTGCCTGCAGCAATAATAATGATCGTGTTTAATTTCATAGGTCCTGTATTGTCAGATAAAATTGGAATTAAACCTGTTTTGATTGCAGCATCAGTTTT carries:
- a CDS encoding DHA2 family efflux MFS transporter permease subunit — protein: MEFENKNGLITLIILILASAVTITSQSIVTTSLPHYMHDFSVSSATAQWTYSVFLLVLGVMIPPTAYITRRFKIKTILTASLILFIIGSAICFLSTNIGMLIVGRIFEAMGTGILMPICQILIFRIMPEEKWAVFMGLFGFIVGITPAMGPTFGGIIVDLYNWRVIFEIFAILAAVILILAILFVKFELETEDYPLDFVSLILSILFCVGIMAGFSNIAEFRFSLTYVILPIIIGVITLIIFVKRQNKIEKPLINLAVLKNKYFVYGTVFAALLYFTMCGINVMVPLFVQNVAYHSPTASGLILLPAAIIMIVFNFIGPVLSDKIGIKPVLIAASVLNIIGFGAMMTYNMNSTFEYLLITQIIRGIGCGLGLTPAITWTMSVVSWDVEDATAINNTARQVIGAIGSSVTVVIMQILANGKITHNQLSVSSFSMTSMMMIIITVIILIITILFIKNKKDIVEG